A window of Cervus elaphus chromosome 23, mCerEla1.1, whole genome shotgun sequence genomic DNA:
CAAGATAGAGCTAAGCCTGGCCTGGGCCGggcctgggagaatcccacagGAATCAGGAGcctcttgggctacagtccatggggtcgcagagtcagacacgactgagtgactaggcaacAAATCCTGCTTCAACATCTCCTGGAGGttaagagcacaggctttggaattGGGTcggcctgggtttgagtcccagctggGTCATTTACCAGCTGCGTTGACTTGGAGGAGGTCTTTAAGCCCTTGGCCTTCTCTGGGAGCCTGCTTCCTGAGCTGACAGAGATACGGACACCTTCGTCACAGTGAGGTTGTGATGGTGAAATAGTGGCTGTGAAGAACTTGGCAGGGTAGTGCTCAGTTAATGATCCTCATTATTACCTGTCAATAGGACAACAGAAGGATCAGATAATGGATCCAAAATGGGTTTTTGTCCAAAAactacaaatgaaaataaaagctagATGAGCATAAGGGGTCACTGTAGATGAGAGCTTCCTGAAATGTGTTCTGCAGAAAATTGGTTCCCTGGAATATTAATAACTGtccctttaaagaaaaaacaaaagctttacaGTCAATATGTAATGTTTTGGGAATGCAGTTGAACTAGAGTAAAATAAGTTTCTTTATTGTTAAACTTTCTAATCCTGAATACTAATGTAGACTGAATCTTCCAGAGTGAGCAGGCAAACCTGACTGAGCAGGGGTGGCTACGATATTGGCAATTTCACAGAACAAATTTGAGAGTAAAATCTGGGTTTGGTGTTAGTACACTtttaccatgtgtgtgtgtgtgtgtgtgtgtgtgtgtgcgcgcgcgcgtgcgcgtGCTCAGTTGCGACTGATTCTTTTTAACATCCAATGCTTGCTAATCCCCTTTTTAGACCTGTTAGCTCAGCACTGTTATAGATTAAGCCATATTTGGGTTCTCAGACCTGGTGGGAAGCTTAATGGTCATCTTGTTCAGCGTTTCGCAAACCTCCATCACCCTCACAATTTTTGTCCTATCTAAATGCTACTTTGACCATTTGGTGCTTatcatttttcttcaaataaacctattttttaaaaataactttaaaagacaACTTAACAACACAACTGTATATGGGAAGCCTGACTCACTCACCATAAAGAGAAGATAACTGTAAAAATGAAAGCAGTGAAAGTGTCATTAAAGTCTGGCTGGATGCTGCTGCCTGGAGGTGGCACTGACAGATTCTTTCTGGCTCTTTTCTAAAAATGGAGCTGAGAAGCGCTTTTGTGAACCAAACTGAGAGCTTCTCAATTTGTAGTCAGAAAGATTCAGAGAGAATGAGGGGGGTATCACCTTCTGCCTCTATTCAAGTGTTATCCACTCCAGTGCTTACCACCTAAACATCCCAGGGACCGACGTTTATGCCCGTCCCACACCTGAGTAAACAGTGAGCTGGGCCAGCGCTCCATTCACTAGAGTGGAAGTAGACCCAAGAAGGGGACCACCCTGCCTGACTCCCATAGTGAGGGAGCATCTGACCCAAGGGTAGAACTTGGGTCCCAGTCCAGTGTGCTTTTCACACTGGTCCCTACTGGGGCTGTCTGAAGACCTGTGTTGAGGGTCTGGATTGGAATAACCCGGCCATGTGGAGCCATGTGTCCAGAATGGAACAAAGCTACAAGCTGGTCCCAAAGGTTGGCCTGGAGTTGGGTCTGGGTTTCAACACACCGCTGGTTTTCCAGAGGGGCTGTCAGAAGAGCTCGCTTTCCAatgggaggggcttcccaggtggcactagtggtaaagaaccctcctgcccaggtaggagacataagagacctgggttcgaaccctgggtgggtaagatcccttggaggagggcatggcaacccactccagtattcttgcctggagaatcccatggacagtggagcctggtgggctacagtccatagggtcacacagagtccgacaggactgaagcaactcagcatgcactcCCTGAAAGGGGGTGAGGGGGGCAGACGTCCAGGCACTGAAGCTcatctctgtctttttctctctgtgctgCCTTGGGCCTGGGTCATTTCAGACGAGCCTCAGGTAAGATGAGACTGGGCACCCCGGCTGCAGCCCCGGCAGCTCCCACCCTCCGGGCTGGCTCGATCTCCAGGGtgaagggaaggggtgggggaagagagttgaaagtgggggtggggggtaggaagagaaggggcccGGGGACACCGTGCCTCTGCCCTGACCCCTGCCCTCCCTGCAGCTCTACACCCTCGCCGTGATGGGCCCGGGGCCACTGGATAGCCCGCCGGCCCAGATCTCCCGCCGCTACTCGGACTTTGAGCGGTTGCACCGAAACCTGCAGCGGCAGTTCCGCGGTCCCATGGCTGGCGTCTCCTTCCCCCGCAAGCGCCTGCGCCGGAACTTTACCGCCGAGACCATCGCCCGCCGCAGCCGGGCCTTCGAGCAGTTTCTGGGCCACCTCCAGGCTGTGCCCGAGCTGCGGCAGGCCGCGGACCTGCAGGACTTCTTCGTGCTGCCCGAGCTGCGGCGGGCGCAGAGCCTCACCTGCACCGGCCTCTACCGCGAGGCCCTGGCGCTCTGGGCCAACGCCTGGCAGCTACAGGCCCAGCTGGGCATCCCCTGTGGCCCAGATCGACGTCTGCTGACCTTGGCGGGGCTGGCCGTGTGCCACCAGGAGCTGGAGGATGCTGGGGAGGCCCGGGCATGCTGTGAGAAGGCGCTGCAGCTGCTGGGGGCCAAGAACCCGCACCCTCTGCTGGCCCCCTTTCTGGAGGCCCACGTGCGGCTCTCCTGGCGCCTGGGCTTGGACAAACGCCATTCTGAGGCCCGGCTCCAGGCCCTGCAGGAGGCAGGCCTGACCCCCACACCACCCCCCAGTCTTAAAGAGTTACTCATCAAGGAGGTGCTGGACTAGCGTCACCTAGACTTAAGGCCACTGTGGGAGAGGCGCTGCCCCTGGATGGGGGGTGCATTGGGGGGTGGATGAGAACACAGCTGCTGAGAAGGCTCCCTGGGGTGCTGGGAACCCCGAGAAGGTCCACAGAGAATTTGCAGCAGACCAAGGAAATGCGCTGCTTCTGTTGAGCTGCGCTCAGGACAAGCTGGGATGGTGCAGGGAGAAAGTCTGACGCTGCCTCTCCAGCTTATGAATACCTGGGGGCCGTGACCCAGGTCAGGGTTGATGGTCTGTCTTCCCGCAGGCCAGCCTGGCTGAAGGGCTAGGAATTCTGGCCCTGGAGTCCTGGGGTTGATGGCTGGAGGGAGGGCTGCGATCCTGGCCCAGGGGGATTAAAGGGCAGCAGCTCCAGTGGTTCGAGTCTCTTTATTTGGATGTCCCGGACAGAAGGCCCAGCCCTGGATGGTAATCCTGTCTCAGGAGTAGGGGGAGAACAGAGATCCTTGAAGCCCCAGGCCCAGCTGGCACCTCTGGCTACAGATTGCTCTTTGGGTCCTGGGGCTTAACTCGGATCACGCCCTCCTGGGCACAGGACACAGCCAGGACCCCATCCTGACGCCACAGCCGCCCGTGAACCAGGCCCCGGGAGCCACCTGCAGATGAAGAGAAGAGTCTCAGTGGCCTTCTGTCTCCTGCTGCCCAGCCAAATGCGCTCCTTGCAAGAGGTGCAACTCGGGTTGGGCCACCCCATGCCAGAGCCACGcttgatgatgtggtcactcccAATCTCCAAGCACCCCTTTTGAAGCCTGTTATGGTTGCTCAAGGGTGTAACTCCTCCCAAGGAAGCCCCACTTGATGGTTTAAAAGCACTTTCATGTATCTGCTGActtcctcaagaaaaaaaatcccaagggTAGAAGTTCTGCGAACAGTCTGGTTCAGTAGTTCAGCTAGGCGGATCTGTCCAACCTCTGGCCACTTGTGTAAGGAAACCCATCAGTTCCCTTTCTAATAAACCTGGCCCTCCCGGTCAGTCAttcatgttagaaaaaaaaaaaaatcttccacaaTCACGGGGACAAAGGTGCTCAGGGGAGAGGATATGAAGCCATGAGGAGCCTAGGCAATCCCCTCTGCACGTGGAGATTCTCCCTTGCTACCTAGGGCCGACGTCTAATGTTTAGGAAGGGAACTGCTGGTTTCTTTTAAACACAGTACCGCCCACTTAGTTCTCACGGTAGCCAAGTAAAGCAGGCCTTGTCCTGTGTTCCAGATGATGACACTCAAACCCAGAGAGGCTTGGGAACTTGGCCTTAAGGATCAGGTCAAAGCCGAACCCAAGAGACCTACCATCAAGGTGTCTGTTCTGTGCTGTGATGCTGttgattcttgagagtccctcttCCCTGAGTATAAAGAGTCCCTTAAGTTTTGTCCCTGTTTCACAAAACAAGGCTTCTCTTCATTTGAAATGCACTTCCTTGGAAAGGAACCCAGGGCTCTGAGACCAGGCACTGATGAACAAGTCTGGGTTACTTGCTTCACAATATAAGGAGGGTCCAAGCAGTGGGGCCCCTACATGGCCGAGGGCCCCAACCCCCAGCCAGGCTAACTATCAGAATCAGGGAATCTTCGTAAAAATACTTTCTTGGACCTCATCCAAGCCTTGCAGTCAGAATCTTGGGGATCAAATCTGGGAATGTTTTGAAAAAGCTCTCCCGAGAGGTGGAAGAATAGGCCCCCAGCTTTGGATCTGTCTGCTCTGGTGCAACTCTATGTGTGTAGACGagaaaactgagcctcagagcGGAGGTGGGACGTGCCCAGCATCACACAGAGCATCTGAGGTGGTGGGACTAGCTAGTGGGACGAGCACTGAGCCTCAGATAAAGTGACTCATGTCCCCCGCATGTCACAGAAATGAAGAGCTGAGCAGGTGTCCTACCCTCAGGCCGCACCCTGTCATTTTGAAGACAAGGATGATGCAGCCTGCGGAAGCAGGCGAGGAAGTGATCTCTGCGGCACTCCATAGAAAGAGGGTGGGGCAGCATCACCCAAGAAAGCaggctccctgccctccccaccaaaGGCGCCAAGGTCAGCACCCTTGTTCCGCTTGACCCCAGTACTCACCGGCCCAGGGGCTCTCACACTCATAGAGCATCCAGTGGTCAGCTCGGAAAGGGGCGTGGAACCACATGGAGTGGTCCAGGGAGACCATGAAGTCGACGTTGTACTGCCAGTGGTGGGGCAGCATTGCTGTGCCCAGGAAGGCATAGTCCGAGATATAGGCCGCCACGCAGCAGTGCATCTTCATGTCGCCTTCGCCTGCAACAGGTTCCGGTCCCATCAGCCCTGGGCTCCTGGGCTTTACAGCTCAGGACCTGCAGGGAGGTAGGGAGAAAGGGGCTGCCGTGCACAGAGGTGCAGACTCTTCACAAGGGCACCTGGCCcaagggtgtgtgtatgtgatggaGGCCAAGGGAGACAGAGACTGAAGGAGGGCAGGGGATGGGTGAGGACTGAAATCCTCCCCCCGTCTCCCACCCTGAACCTTCAAAGTGTCTTCTTCCAGCTTTACACAAAGGCACCTTATGCTTAGCAGGGGACCTGAAGAAGAATCTTGGCCAGGTGCCTTGCCTTGCCCAGGAAGGGCCCACGTGAGGATTCCCGTCACCTCCCCATTCTCCCCCTGCAAAAGGCTGAGCTCACTTCTCTGTCActcagataaggaaacaggccCACAGTGTGGGAGGACCATGCCCAAGGCCACCCAGGGCAGAGGAGGTGCAGGTCTAGACCCCCGAAGAGAGTTTCCTTTCAGGCCATGGGGTCCCGCTTACCAATATAGCCCTGGGCTCGCACCCAGAACATCTGTCTGGGTTCCATTTTCTTCAGCTGGCCTGGAGTGGGTGGGTTTACCACCTTGATCTCAATGGGCACCTCCTGGGCAGCAATTTGGTTCAGCCCCACTCTGTACTTCTCCTGGAGCTTCGGGTCCCTGAAAGTAAAGGAGAGAGGGGTGCGGAGACCCCAGAAGATAGGGAGCCTGTCTGAGCTGCCTCTTCTGACCCCACTCATTCCTCCACAGGAACTCCTGACATCCCcagacctcccctcccctcccctccagcagACAGGATAGGACAGTATCTGCATCCCTTCTTTGCCACTGAAGAGCCCGTGGCCTGCTGCAAGTTAGTCATCATCAGCCtttttttcccatctgcaaaatgtgGATGATGACAGTCACCTACCTCACAGTTAACACGGGAGGAGacaagataatgcatgtaaagccaACACATCGAGCCATGGGGCTACCCTGTAATGGGCCCAGCTCCAGGCAATTCACACCCAGGAACTCAGATGCTATCATCCCTGCCCTCTGAGAAGTGGAGTAAACACAGAGGGGGCAGATAGCCAGCTCAGGAAGTTCATGGGGGCGGGAGTTAGACCCAGGTAGTTCTGGCTCCTGCTCGGTTCCCGTTCTTAACCGCTTCTCTATTCTAACCCTCAGCAAACAGGCTGCCCTACTTGGACTGACTGACCTaacctgagccactggggacatTGTCTTCGGGGCAAGGAGCCCaattccagggaagcccctttgccGCAGGGACCACCACCCCTCGTGCCCCTAGCGCTCTTCCCCAGTAtttcatttccttccctttcccctggAGTCCTGTCTGATGGTACCTTCTGTGATGATGGAACATTCTGGTCCACTGTGGTGGCCACTAGCCACATGGGGCTGCTGAGGGCTTGACATGTGGCCAGT
This region includes:
- the SNX21 gene encoding sorting nexin-21, producing MASRLLHRLRHALTGDGPGEAAAGPEAEQFPESSELEDDDAEGLSSRLSGTLSFTSAEDDDEEDGEDDDDADPDPLSAGDRVAGEDAGPSCAQAERSPPPDGQRGSQLLTRQLQDFWKKSRNTLVPQRLLFEVTNATVVKDPPSKYVLYTLAVMGPGPLDSPPAQISRRYSDFERLHRNLQRQFRGPMAGVSFPRKRLRRNFTAETIARRSRAFEQFLGHLQAVPELRQAADLQDFFVLPELRRAQSLTCTGLYREALALWANAWQLQAQLGIPCGPDRRLLTLAGLAVCHQELEDAGEARACCEKALQLLGAKNPHPLLAPFLEAHVRLSWRLGLDKRHSEARLQALQEAGLTPTPPPSLKELLIKEVLD